The sequence gaaagttccaacatggcacctcatggcaaagaactctctgaggatcttaaaagacgaattgttgcgctacatgaagatggccaaggctacaagaagattgccaacaccctgaaactgagctgcagcacagtggccaagatcatccagcgttttaaaagagcaggttccactcagaacagaccttgcgtcggtcgtccaaagaagctgagtgcacgtgctcagcgtcacatccaactgctgtctttgaaagataggcgcaggagtgctgtcagcattgctgcagagattgaaaaggtggggggtcagcctgtcagtgctcagaccatacgccgcacactacatcaaattggtctgcatggctgtcaccccagatggaagcctcttctgaagtctctacacaagaaagcccgcaaacagtttgctgaagacatgtcaacaaaggacatggattactggaaccatgtcctatggtctgatgagaccaagattcatttgtttggttcagatggtctcaagcatgtgtggcggcaatcaggtgaggagtacaaagataagtgtgtcatgcctacagtcaagcatggtggtgggaatgccatggtctggggctgcatgagtgcagcaggtgttggggagttacatttcattgagggacacatgaactccaatatgtactgtgaaatactgaagcagagcatgatcccctccctccggaaactgggtcgcagggcagtgttccagcatgataatgaccccaaacacacctctaagacgaccactgctttattgaagaggctgagggtaaaggtgatggactggccaagcatgtctccagacctaaacccaatagaacatctttggggcatcctcaagcggaaggtggaggagcgcaaagtctcgaatatccgccagctgcgtgatgtcgtcatggaggagtggaaaagcattccagtggcaacctgtgaagctctggtaaactccatgcccaggagagttaaggcagttctgggaaataatggtggccacacaaaatattgacacttcaggaactttcactaaggggtgtactcacttttgttgccagtggtttagacattaatggctgtatattgagttattttgagggaagaataaatttacactgttatataagctgcacacagactacttttcattgtgtcaaagtgtcattttgtcagtgttgtcccatgaaaagatatacttaaatatctgcagaaatgtgaggggtgtactcacttttgtgatacactgtatatgcagtaAATAAACATACTTTTAAAAATACTAAGAACTTTAACTTATTAAGTCACAGTAACTATATACaagtataatgttataaacaaaacagaaatgaactgctaaaatgcagttattatgaaagcaaaatataaaattaataattattgttcTTGAGTCTGTGAGGTATTGACGACTCCTTCTATGGCAGTGACCATCCTCTCCACCAGCCCCAGCAGATTAGCGGTAGACTGCTGCATGTGTAACAGCAtcctctcctctctctcctcaGCCCTGGCATCAGCTCTCTCCATGTAGTCTAGGATGTCTTCTATGTCCtgtcttctctttttttctgtgtgaaataacagcACTGGTTTAATGCAAACTAGTATTAATCTACACGAAAAATGTTAATGGGTACATACTAGAGCTGggtggtatgacggtacattcagTATACCAGCTTTGATTCCTTGTgcagtatggatttttcatataccgcagcacagttaatacaacagctgtaagcttcaataggcagcaaatcatagaACATTATTTGCcgctaaaagcgctatggagcactgtgcagattagatacagctcacttGTTAACTATGTAGCGTTAGCATAACCGTGTTAACAGATGGGAGAGGTTTTCTCGATATGgtggaaaaataaacaaaaacagcaaagaaaTGATCTGTGTTGGCAGTTtagaagttttttttgtttcgACAGATTAAAACACTGTATATTGTACAGTTTCTCGGGGCACAGTTGTTGCAAAAAAGCAAATGGTTAAGTGACGTTACTACTGGAGCGAAAATACTTCCGTTTATTTGCTATATCGACGTTATACCAACAACACCGAAGCAAACTGGAAGcttagatatacactgatcagccataacattaaaaccatcttcttgtttctacactcactgtccattttatcagctccacttaccatatagaagcactttgtagttctacaattactgactgtagtccatctatttctctacatacctttttaccctgctttcaccctgttcttcaatggtcaggacccccacatagtaggtattatttagatggtggatcattctcagcactgcagtgacactgacatggtggtggtgtgttagtgtgtgttttgctggcatgagtggatcagacacagcagcgcgtttttaaataccgtgtccactcactgtccctgctgttagacactcctacttagttggcccaccttgtagatgtagtcagagacgatcgctcatctattgctgctgtttgagttggtcatcttctagaccttcatcagtggtcacaggatgctgcccacggggtgctggatatttttggttggtggactattctcagtccagcagtgacagtgaggtgtttaaaaactccatcagcgctgctgtgtgtgatccactcataccagcacaacacacactaacacaccaccaccatgtcagtgtcactgcagtgctgagaatgatccaccacctaaataatacctaatctgtgggggtcctgaccattgaagaacagcatgaaagggggctaacaaagcatgcagagaaacagatggactacagtcagtaattgtagaactacaaagtgcttctacagtatatggtaagtggagctgataaaatggacagtgagtgtagaaacaaggagatggttttaatgttatggctgatgggtgtatcgAGTCATCCACTTTtgtacaacagacctgtgataCCTCAGTATAACGGTATAACTGTGCACTTCATCACTGGTGACTGGGAGATTGCAAACATCGTTATATTTGTTAAATGGAGAGCTAACGGTAATTGTATAAAacctaaatattatattaataatgacagtaaaatcTGCCACAGACAAAAATACTGCCCAGCCCTAGTACATACTGAAACAATGTGCATTCTCATAAGATTCAATATATGGTTGGGCACATGTAATAagtgtaaatttaaaaaaaatcatacataCTTCCTCTTTTCATGTGTTGCTCATGAACTTCAGGGATTTCCTCCTGCTTAACAACAACAATGCTTTCTGGTCCAGTCTCAGACACCTCAGTAGTTGTGCTGCTGCTATGTTCACTGATGTCCGAAAGATCTAAAGGCAATATAAAGTCACAACAAATGTGCTATTATTACTACATAcaccggtcagccataacattaaaaccactcactgtccattttatcagctccacctaacattaagaagcactttgtagttctacaattactgactagtccatctgattctctgcatgctttgttagccccctttcatgctgttcttcaatggtcaggaccactacaaagcaggaattatttaggtggtggatgattctcagcactgcagtgacactgacatggtggtggtgtgttagtgtgtgttgtgctggtatgagtgaatcagacacacagcagtccattcactgtccactccactgggtgacactcctacctagttctcatctattgctgctgtttaagttggtcatcttctagaccttcatcagtggtcacaggacgctgcccacgggacgctgttggctggatattcttggttggtggactattctcggtccagcagtgacagtgaggtgtttaaaaataccagcacaacacacactaacacaccaccaccatgtcagtgtcactgcagtgcttagaatgatccaccacccaaataatacctactctgtggtggtcctgggagagtcctgaccattgaggaacagcatgaaagggggctaacaaagtatgcagagaaactagtcagtaattgtagaactacaaagtgcttagtGGAGTAGATAAaactgacagtgagtgtaggaacaaggaggtggttttaatgttatgcctgatcggtgtacatacataactccacatgtaGGCTTATAGGTAATGAAGTTACCGTCATTAATAGCTGAAGTGGACGGAGATGCAGGGTTGCTCGGTTCCAGTGTTGCGGTGGCTGAATTTAGAGCCCCAGTCATCTCGATTGCTGGTCTTTTACCCAGCACGCCATCCAGGATATTATAATATGCTGACCAGTTATTCCTAGCAGGTCCATTGCGTGATAACACCTTTTTTGAGTCTCTGTACTCTTTCTTGAGCTTCTTCAGCTTATTTATTACTTGCTCCTTTGAGCGAAAATATCCTGCCTTGGCTAAATACTCCACCAGTTCGGAATAGAGTCTTTCCTTTCTGGTGCTGCTTTCCAGTTTCTCCTGAAACTCAGGA is a genomic window of Trichomycterus rosablanca isolate fTriRos1 chromosome 4, fTriRos1.hap1, whole genome shotgun sequence containing:
- the LOC134311615 gene encoding zinc finger protein with KRAB and SCAN domains 2-like; its protein translation is MATPSKNVQWSAEETQRLLCIWCSPEFQEKLESSTRKERLYSELVEYLAKAGYFRSKEQVINKLKKLKKEYRDSKKVLSRNGPARNNWSAYYNILDGVLGKRPAIEMTGALNSATATLEPSNPASPSTSAINDDLSDISEHSSSTTTEVSETGPESIVVVKQEEIPEVHEQHMKRGKKKRRQDIEDILDYMERADARAEEREERMLLHMQQSTANLLGLVERMVTAIEGVVNTSQTQEQ